In Hallerella porci, the sequence ATTTACGGCATGTGCGATGAAACTTTTTCCATCAATTACACCGCAAAAATTCCTGCGGAGATTGATCGCGGATGGTTTATGTTTTGGGTCACCGTTCTCAATCAATTTTATTGGGTTTCGGGCGCAACTCTCGGCGGAATTTTCGGATCGCTTATTCGCTTCAATACAAAAGGAATTGGCTTTGCGATGACCGCAATGTTTGTCGTTATTTTTATGGAGCAATGGCTCAAAGAAAAAAATCATTGGAGTTCTCTTTTGGGATTTGCAATTACCGGCGGCTCGCTCGCTATTTTTGGCCCCGAAAATTTTATCATTCCTTCGATGATTGCAATTCTGATTTTGCTTTCCACTTTACGAAAGCCTTTAGAAAAAAGAATTTAGCGGAGAATTGAACGATGACATTTTCCGAACAAATTATCACCATCGGCGCAGTCGTTTTAGGAACCCTCATTACGCGCTTTTTACCGTTTCTCATTTTCCCTGCAGGTAAGCCGACGCCGAAATATATTCAATATCTCGGAAAAGTTTTAGCGCCTGCGACCTTTGCCCTTTTGGTGATTTATTCGCTCAAAGATGTTTCATTCTCAGCGGGAAATTATGGACTCCCTGAAATCATCGGAATTTTTCTCACCGTCGTTTTGCATTTATGGAAAAGGCAAATGCTCCTTTCCATTGCGGGCGGTACAATTTCTTATATGATTTTAGTGCAATTTATTTTTCCAACGCCCTAAAAATTTTTCGGCAAAAATTATACTTTTTCAAAAAAAGGAATTTGAAAAATGAAACTCGTTTCTTGGAATGTCGCCGGCATTCGCGCTTGCCTTAAAAAAGGTTTGCCCGATTTCTTTCATCAAGTCAACGCAGACGCTTTCTGCTTACAAGAAGTCAAAGCCGAAGCGAGTCAATTTGATTTTCATCCCGAAGGTTATTCGGAATATCTTTTCCCGGCGAAGCGCAAAGGTTATTCGGGCACGATGATTTATAGCCGCACGGAACCGCTCGATATTCAATACGGCTACGGCGAAAGCGAATACGATGATGAAGGTCGCAGCATTACCGCCGAATTTGAAAAATTTTATTTGGTGACAACTTATGTGCCAAACGCAAAACGCGATTTGAGTCGATTGGAATCGCGGATGCATTTTGAAGATTCCTTCCGCGCTTATCTCAAAAAATTAGAAGAAAAAAAGCCGGTCGTTCTCTGCGGCGATTTGAATGTTGCGCACAATGAAATTGACATTTGCAATGCGCGCGCCAATCGCGGACATGCGGGATTTACCGATGAAGAACGTGCAAAATTCAGCGAACTTTTAGACAGCGGATTTGTCGACACTTTCCGCGCCCTTTATCCCGATCGTGTACGTTACACTTGGTGGAGTTATCTCGGACATGCCCGCGAAAATAACGCCGGTTGGCGTTTAGATTATTTTGTCGTCTCGAAAAATTTCTTTTCACAAGTGAAAGATTCCCTCGTTTACGACGATGTCTTAGGAAGCGATCACTGCCCTATCGGATTAGAACTGTAAATTATTCCAACAAGTTTCTGCAGCACGCGCCCTTCGGGCGCGTTTTTTATTGCAAAAAAAGTGGCACCCCGAAACGGAGCGCCACTTTGACCCTGGAAAAAAACTTTTTAAGTGAGCAGGAATATCGCAAGCACTTGCGCGGTTAAAATACGAAGCAACATCGTGAGCGGATAAACCGATGCGTATGCCACATTCGTCGCTTCGGAATTTGAAAGTCCGTTGGCGAACGCAAGAGCCGGAGGATCCGTCATCGAGCCCGCAATCATTCCGCAAAGGCTTAAATAATTGACTTTGAAAACGAGCTTTCCCACGATTCCCGCAATCATCAGCGGGATAAATGTGATGAGAGCAGCAAGTCCCATATAATAGAATCCGTCGCCGTTTAACAAAACATCAAAGAATTTAATTCCTGCATTCAAACCGACACAAGTGAGGAATAATGTAATGCCGAGTTCGCGGAGCATTAAATTTGCACTCGCTGCCATAAAGAAATTTAAAGGTCCGAGTTTACGTTTCCGCGAAAGAAGAATTGCAACGATTAACGGACCGCCAGCAAGTCCGAGCTTCAGCGGCATCGGCATTCCTGGAATTGCAATAGGAATTGAACCCACGATAACGCCGATGAAAATGCCAAGAAATGCGGGAAGAATTTCCGGATGATTTAACGCCTTGAGCGAATCACCTAAATCTTTGGCAACAGCATCAATTCCTTCGGTCGGACCGACGACCAAAAGTTTATCCGCAAATTTAATGCGCAAATCCAAGCGTCCTGTAAATTTGAAATCTCCGCGGACAACACGGCTCACAGTAACGCCGTAACGTTCTGGGAAATTTAACGAGCCAATTGTTTTGCCGAGCATCTTTTTATTCGTCACCAAAATGCTACGGGTTTCTAATTTCGAAGCGACTTTCGTAATCGGCGCATTCAATTTTGAACCGATGACTTTTTCCATGGTGCGCACCGCTTCGGGCATTCCCACAATGTGCACTTTATCGCCTTCTTGAATAATCGTTTTTCCGTTCGGCGTAAAAATGCTATCGCCTCTTAAAAGTCTTGTGATAACAACACCGCTCGAAATCAAATCGGGAATTTCTTTTAAAGGAACTCCGAAGAGATTTTTGTTTTCTACCAAAAGACTTGTCGAAATAATTTCCGAACGCGTTGCTGCAATTTCAGAAGCATAATCTTCTGCCGCTTTCACCGGATTTTGCCGGAAGAAAACGCGAACTAAAATCATCACCAAAATAATGCCGATTACACCAAACGGATACGCAACCGCATAACCGATTCCCGTCAGAGAAGTGTCAACGCCTGCCGCAGCAAATGCCGAATTCGCAGCGCCCAAAGACGGCGTATTCGTCACCGCACCGCAAAGCATCCCGATGAGAACAGGAACATTATTTTTCATATCGGTGAAGAAGTAAAGGCAAAGCGTTACAATCACACCCGAAAGAACAATTCCCGAAGCGAGAATATTTAACCCTAAACCGTGACGGCGAATGGAATCAATAAATCCCGGGCCGACTTGCATTCCAATCGTATAAACAAAAAGAATCAAACCAAATTCTTGAATAAAATGCAAAACATTCGGATCAATGCGAAGTCCTAAATGCCCTAAAAGAATGCCGACGAAAAGAGCGCCCGCACCACCGAGACTGATTCCCTTTACTTTAATTTTTCCAAGCATTAACCCAAGCGCTGCAGTAATCGAAAGAACAACAACTTGTTCCGCAACAGAGGGCTTTGTAAAAAGGTCAATCAGCCATTGCATAATTTTTTCCAGGTTGAAATTTGTGTAAAAGATAAAATGGAAAAATTTATTTGTCTAATAGTTTCCAAGTATTAAATTCATCATTAAAAATGATTGATAAAACTTCCTTGATTATTTGCATTGATATTTGCAGAAATTATCTATAATTGTAATTATGGAACTCACACAGCTGAAATATTTTTTGGAAGTTGCGCGCACCGAACATGTGACGCAAAGTGCGAAAAACCTTTTTATTGTGCAGCCTGCACTCACACAATCAATTCATAAATTAGAAGATGAACTCGGCATTGTGTTATTTAAAAATCAAGGGCGAAATATTAAGCTCACCGATAACGGACGATTTTTTTACGAAAAATTAAAACCACTTTATGAAGAATTGATTGCTCTTCCAACTCTTTTGAAAGAAAGTGCAGACAAGCAAAATAATAGCGTCAAGCTAAATGTTTTAGCTGCATCGACGATGATTACGCAAGCGATTATCGAATACAAACAAAATAATCACGACGTAGATATCGACATCATTCAAAACGAAGAAACAAAAGTTTTTGATATTTGCGTGCGCACTTACGCAACCTATAAACCAGAACTTGACAATACCGCATCAGACGAAACTTTTGTCACATCTGAAAAAATTTATTTGGCAGTTCCCAATAATGCGCAATATAAAAAGCTCGATAAAATTTCACTTTTTGATGTGGGCGATAAATTTATCGGTTTGTATGGTTCGAAACAATACCGCAAAATTTGTAATGAACTTTGCCAAGGAATTGGATTTAAAACGCATATTACTTTTGAAAGCGATAATGTGATGGCGGTGAAAGAAGCGGTTGCCGCAGGAATTGGCGTTGGATTTTGGCCCGAAATTTCGTGGGGCAAAATGGATCACAAAAAAATTCGATTGCTCGAAATTAGCGACGCTGAATTTAAACGCGACATCGTGATTTCGCTTCGCAAAAACAAACAAGACAATTCAAAAATCGAAGCGTTCTTCCAATTTTTATCGCGTTATGTGGAAAAGCGCAGGCACCGCCCAAGAGTCATTAAACCCGCAGAAACAACTGAAACGGTATAAAAATTTTTCTATAGAAAAGCAAGAGAAATTCTCTTGCTTTTCTATTCTTCACATTGCATTTCTTGTGCGTTTACCAGCTTTTCATCTGAAGAAGATTCAATTGGAATTTTGATGTATTTTCCGCTAGGTTGCAAGAGGCGCGCTTTCACATTATCTAAAAGCATAATGTTTAAAATGCTTCGCAAACGATTTTTGATTTCTTTCGATTTAATCGGCGTGATCACTTCAACGCGATTTTCTGTATTGCGAGTCATCATGTCCGCAGAACCGATAAAAATTTGTTCTTTTGCGCCTTTGCCAAATGCATAAATGCGTGAATGTTCCAAGAATTTTCCGACGATACTTCGAATAGTTATGTTATCTGTAATTCCTGGAATGCCTGGGAGCAAGCAACAAATACCGCGAATAATCAAATTGATTTTTACGCCGGCTTGACTTGCTTCGACGAGTTTTTCAATCACATCAACATCGGTCAAAGAATTCATTTTAAATGTTAATGCACCTTCGCTTTTCTTTGCAATTTCAGAATCGATGAGTTGCAAAATTTTTGATTTTAAACCAAGTGGCGACACGAGCAATTTTGAATACTTGCCACCTAAATTTCCGATGCACACATTTTTGAAAAATTCAACAGCATCTTTTCCGATTTGAACATCCGATGTCATGAACGAAATATCGGTATAAAGTTTACATGTTTTTTCGTTGTAATTGCCCGTGCCGATTTGCGTAATGTATTGAATTTGCGAATCATTTCGACGCGTAATCAAACAGATTTTACTATGCACTTTATAGCCTTCGGGGCCATATAAAACATGGCAACCCGCATCTTCTAATCTTTCAGACCAGTCGATATTATTGAGTTCATCAAAGCGTGCGCGCAGTTCAATTAAAGTCGTGACTTCAATTCCGTTTTCTGCAGCACGGCACAAATAATCCACCAATTTTGCGCGATGCGCCAGTCGATAAATCGTAATTTTAATCGAGAGCGTATTCGGATCTTCAGCGGCTTCTTTAATGAGTTTTAAGAACGGATCCATTTTTTCATACGGATACGAAAGCATTAAATCGCGTTCAGAAATTTGCGAAATCATCGAAGTTTTTGCATCCACACTTTTAGAATCAACAGGCGAGAATAGCGGATACGAAAGTTTTCCAGAAAGTTCTACCGGTAAAATTTCAGGCAAACTAAAAGGAAATTTCATTTTTAAAGGAGCAGAAGTGACAAAGATTTGTTTCTTTTGCACTTTCAATGTGCGCAAAATAAATTCTTCTAATTCGGACGATAATGATTTTGCGGCTTCAACGCGCACAATAAAACTCACGCGGCGTTTTTTCAAAATGAGTTTCATTTGATTGCGATAATCTTCGGAGCCGTCAGTTTCTTCGTCCGTTGTCAAATCGCCATTGCGCGTAATGCAAATAATATTTTTATCCGAGATTTTATACATCGAAAAAATTTCATCGATGTGTTCTACAATAAGTTCTTCGGCAAAAATAAATCGTTTTGAATCATCCCCAATTGGAATAATTTCTGGAATCGTCGCTGGGCATTGCACGAGACCTAAAATATTTTTGTTTTTATTTTTTAAGGAGGCGACGATATAAGAAATTTTACTTTGCAAATTAGGAGTCGGATGACGCGCATCCACAATTTGCGGCGAAAGCAATGGCAAAATGTTATCTTGATAATATTCTTTCAAAAATTTCTTTTCTTCTTTGTTGCATTTTTTATAAGCGACAAATTCGATGCCTTGTTCAGAAAGTTCGCTTTTAATTTGCGAATAAGTCGAATCTTTTTTCTTATACAATTTTGATGTTTCCGAAAAAATCGCATCGAGCTGTTCGCTAGCAGTCATTTGGCATTTATTATCTTTCCAATGTTTTTTAATTTCTGCCATTTTAAAAAGAATGCCTACGCGAATCATAAAAAATTCATCTAAATTCGATGTGAAAATGGAGACGAATTTTAAGCGTTCCAAAAGCGGAACAGTTTTATCATTTGCTTCTTCTAAAACGCGTTCGTTAAAACGCAGCCAAGAAAGTTCTCTATTTTGTTTGTAGATTTCATGTTTCATTTTTAGTTTCCCTTAATTTGTTTCATTAAATAACCTTCGCGAATGCCGAAATTGCTTTTGCAAATATTCGTGCATTCAAAATAGCGCGCAATCGTTTTCAAAATGATCATCCCCGGAATGATTGTGTGAATGCGATGCGGCGCCGTTTGTAAAATCGCGGTCAGATATTCTTTTTTTTCGGCTTTGAAAAGTTTTAAAATGTCTTTGAATTTTTCGTAAGACATTTCATTGGTTTCGTTGTTGCACAAGCGATTATAAATTTTAAATGTATTGCGAACGCTTCCGCCGACTCCATAAATTTTTTTCTGATACGCCGAATCGGGCACATCGATTCCATCTAAAAATTCTAAAACAGCGCCTTTAATTTTTTGCTGTTCCATTTTAGTTGGGATAATGCGGCTTACATATTTTTCGTAACTGTTCAAAGAACCAATCGGAAACGAATACGATTTCACGATTTGATTATTCTTAAAATAAACAAGTTCTGTACTTGCCCCACCGATATCAACTAAAATGCCTTCGTAAACATTTAAGCAAAGCGTTGCGCCTAAAAAACTGTATTCAGCTTCTTCTTTTCCCGAAAGAATTTTCACACGGATAGAAGTGACGAATAAAACTTTTTTCAAAACCGTTTCGCGATTTTTGACAAGGCGCAAACTCGCTGTTGCAAAGGCAAAAATTTGCGTCACTTGATGCGAAAAAATTTTCGTTTTGAAATCATTTAACACGGCGATTAAGCGCTTAATCCCATCGGATTTTAAGTTTCCATTTTCAACGTATGAAGCAAGGCCAGCGACACTTCTTTTTTTGTCAATCAACTTAAAATCATTTCCGATGACTTCGTAAATGCACAAGCGAATCGTATTGGAGCCGATATCGATGATGGCATAATTTTTCATTTTACACCTGCTTTGGAATGATGCGACTGCCGGTTTCTTCAAAGATTGCCCAACGCGCAACATTCACGGCATGGTCGCCAATGCGTTCCAAATATTTTGCAATCATAAACGAATCGATTACATTATCTGCATTTGCAGAACTAGAACGAATGGATTCAATCAATTCTTTTTTCGATTCGGTAAATGCTCGATCGATAATATCATCGACGCAACAAACATCTTTTGCCATCGTGACATCTTTTAAGATGAATGCATCTACCGATTGCGAAATCATTTGTCCGATTTTTTCAATCATCAAAGGAATCGTAGAAAGCTGCACAGGCGATGCATTTTTATTCGAAAGCGTGAGCACAATTTCGGAAATGTCTGCGCATTGATCGCCGATGCGTTCTAAATCGCTCACCATTTTAAGCGATGCCGAAATAAAACGCAAATCGTGTGCAACTGGCTGCTGGCTTAATAAAAGGCGCAAGCAGAGCGTTTCAATATCTTTCATTTGCTGATCGATTTTTTTATCGTCTTCGATATTTTGCTCCGCTAAATTTTTATCGCCATTGAGTAAAACTTTCGTCGCATTCGTAAACGATTCTTCGACTAAGTTTCCCATTTTGATAATCCCTTCGGTAAGAGATTCCAATTCTAAATTGAAGTTTTCTCGCATTATCCAAATCTCCCTGTGATGTAATCTTCTGTTTTTTTATTTTTCGGCATCGAAAAAAGTTGTGTGGTGTCGCCGTATTCAATCACTTCGCCAAGTAAAAAGAATGCGGTTTTATCGGACACGCGAGTCGCTTGCTGCATATTGTGCGTGACCATCACAATCGTGTAATTCTTTTTGAGTTCTAAAACCAAGTCTTCAATTTTCCCAGTCGAAATCGGGTCCAAAGCGCTTGTCGGTTCATCCATTAAAAGAACTTCTGGAGAAATCGCCAAGGCGCGCGCAATGCATAAACGTTGCTGCTGACCGCCCGAAAGTCCAAGCGCACTTTTATTTAAGCGGTCTTTGAGTTCTTCCCAAACGCCTGCATTTTTAAGCGAAGTTTCTACAATTTCATCGAGGACTTTTCGATTTTTAATTCCATGCGTACGCGGACCAAAAGCGATGTTATCATAGACGCTCATCGGAAACGGATTTGGTTTTTGGAAAACCATTCCCACTCTTTTTCGAAGTTCATTCACATCGAAATCTTTGTAAATATTTTTTCCTTCGAGTTTGATATCGCCTTTGATTTTACAACCTTCGACTAAATCGTTCATCCGATTTAACGATTTTAAAAGCGTGCTTTTTCCGCAACCCGAAGGACCGATGAACGCCACAATTTCATTGGTGGGAATATTCAAATTCACATTTTTTAATGCGTGAAAATTCCCGTAATAAAGTTCCATATTCTGAATAGTTAATTTATACGAATTCATATTAAACCTTTTTAATTTTATTGGCTAGTTTATTTGAAAACCAGTTGATGATTAAAACGAGCAAAATCAAAATCACTGCAGTGGCGTAAGCTTCGCCCGTGTGAAATCCTTCGCGCGAAAGTTCATACATGTGAACCGCCAAAGATCTGCCCGAAGAAAATGCGCTCTTTGGAAAATCAGCGACCGTTCCTGCCGTATAAATTAACGCAGCCGTTTCACCGACAACGCGACCAACCGCTAAAATTACACCCGATAAAATTCCAGGAACAGCAGCCGGCAAAACGACAGAACAAACTGTTCTTATTTTTCCAGCGCCAAGTCCGTAAGAACCTTCGCGGTAACTATCGGGAACCGATTTTAAAGCTTCTTCAGTTGTGCGCAAAATGAGAGGCAAAATCATCATCGAAACTGTGCAAATGCCTGCCACCAAAGAATAGCCGCAGCGCAGTGTTGTCACAAAGAAAAGCATTCCAAAAAGTCCATACACAATCGAAGGAATTCCCGAAAGCGTTTCTGCAGTTAAACGCACAAGCGATACGATTTTATTTCCGCGACTTGCGTATTCGACCAAGTAAATGGCTGCAAAAATTCCAAGCGGAGCGGCAACTAAAATAGAGCCCACCACCAAAATGATTGTGTTTATAATCGACGGTAAAAACGAAACGTTTTCCGAATTATATTCTAGCGAAAATAACGATGGTTTTAAATACGGAATGCCGTTGACTAAAACATAGACCACTAAAAATGCCATCGATAAAACGGTAAGCGCCATCGAAAATTTTACAGCGTAACGCAAAATTTTACTGCTCATGCTTTACCTCTTCTTTTAAGAATTGCAAAGGCTGCATTGATGATTAAAATAAAGGTGAAAAGCACAACGCCTGTAGCGATTAAAGCTTCGCGGTGTAAATCGGTAGCGTATCCCATTTCAAGCACAATGTTTGAAGTTAAAGTACGCACGCCGTTTAAGATTCCCGTGGGCATTCTCGCTTGGTTTCCGGCGACTAAAATCACCGCCATCGTTTCACCGATTGCACGACCGAGCCCAAGCACAATCGCAGCGACGATTCCCGATTTTGCAGCCGGAAGCACTGCAAAAAATACGCTTCGTTCATGAGTTGCGCCAAGTGCTAAAGCACCTTCGTAATAACTGTTCGGAACCGCGCGAATGGCAGCTTCGGATACCGAAATGATAGTCGGTAAAATCATCATTCCAAGCAAAAGCGAAGCCGATAAAATGCTTGCGCCACTTCCGCCGAAATGCGTGCGCACAAAAGGCACAATTACGACGAGCCCAAAAAATCCATAAACAACCGACGGAATTCCTGCGAGCAAATCCACCGCCGGCTTTAATTTTTTATGAATTTTTTCCGAGCAAAATTTTGCTAAATAAACGGCGGAAAAAATTCCGACCGTCACTCCAATCACAAGTGCACCAAGCGTTACATACAAACTTCCTAGAATCATCGGAAGGATTCCAAAAAGCGCCGGTTCATCGGTTGGAGCCCAAGTTTTTCCGAAGATAAAATCGGTAAATCCGATTTTATGCATCGCCGGTATTCCGTTTGCAAAAAGGAATACGCAAATCAAAAACACAAAGAAAATGCAAGTCAAAGCCGAAAGTAAAAACACTTTCGACATGACACTTTCTTTGATTTTATTTTTCGTCAGTAAATTCATAACTTACTTGATGGTTGTTGTAATTCTTGCAGCAAGTGCGACATCCGAAACTTCATTTTCGCTATACACCGAAACTTGTGCCTTAGTGCGGCTTCCTAATTTTTTCACAATGCCTACAGCCCAACCGAGTTCATCTGCATCTTTATTTAATTCATCGCGATCTTTTACATATTCAAGTTCTGCAAATGCTTTATCAAAAATTCCTGCGGTCGGAATTTCAATTCCCGCATAGAACGGGAAATATTTGGTGTCTTGAGCGTATTCCGGTTTCACGGCAGTTTTCGCTTCGATATTTGCATCGTTTACATCGTCATCTTTTCCGGTGATAATCATCGCAGCTTCACCATAGACAGAGAAATTTTTCGCCATATTGAATTTTGCGCGGACATTGGCGCGATGCGTTACAATCGCGGTATATTGAATCGGGTCAATAACATTGGCACGGTAGCCTACGCCTAGCGAAAGTGCTTCGCCGATTTTTACATCTTCGGTCACACGAATGTAGCCTTGATTAAAATTTCCATCGCTCGTCGCAAGCATTACATTCAACTGCGAATTACCAAGTTTTAATCCGCCTTCGAATGCGTCATGCGAATAATCTCTCGACAAAAATCCGCGTTTCGAAATATTCTTATCCAAATACGCACCAAAATTTCCGCCGTTTTCGGTATCGGTTTTCCAATGACCGAATTTCAAATTAAGTCCTAAATTATTCCACTTGTAATTGCCGTAATAAGTGTCCGCTTGAAAACGATCAGCGCCATTATTAAAGCTCGGGCCATACATACGAATCGTTACTTTTGCATCGAAATCTTCGGACTTATAATCGCCACCGATATTGGCGCGGAACCAAAATCCGTCGAGGTTATTATCTTTATCGTTGTCGTACATCGCTTTCGATGCTTGGCTTTGAATATTTCCATTCAAAGTAAATTCGCCATCAGCAGCACTTGCAATTCCAACAGCAGCAAGTAAAGCGAGACCGAAACTGGATTTTTTCATCTGTGTCATATTTTATCCTTTGGGCAAAAGCCCTGTTAAATGACACTCCAAAATTAAAAGGTGTATGTAAAGACTGAAGGGGCTCTTTTGTAAAGATTGTGTGAAGTATTTTTCGAAAAATTTTTCTTTACTCGGATTTTACATGAAACGCAATTTGCATTTTACACGCGAGTTTTAACTTATAAGCGTCCAAAACAAAAACACTTAAATCATTTCAAGGAGTTCATCATGAACAAGAAAAAAATTATCGGCGCACTCGCAGGTCTTGCAATTCTTGGAGGAATTGCCGCATGCAAAGATGAATCAAAACCTGTCGGATTTGATTCGTCTCGAGAAATTTCTGTGATTACGCGTGAAGCCGGCTCAGGCACACGCGATGCATTTACAGAACTTGCAGGAGTTTTAGTCAAGCAAGACGGCAAAAAGAAAGACAACACAACTCTTGAAGCGTTGACAATCGACGGCACGCAAGGTGTGATGTCAACCGTCGCCGGAAACGAATACGCCATCGGTTACATTTCTTTGGGCTCGTTAAATAATACGGTAAAAGCTTTGCAAATCGACGGCGTGAGCGCAGACAAATTAAATGTGAAACGCGGAACCTATCCCATTGCGCGTCCGTTCAACATCGCCTTCAAAGGAAAAGTCGATGAAGTCACTCAAGATTTTATTGACTTTATTATGAGCGCCGATGGCCAAGCAATCGTCGATGCAAATGGTTACGTAAGCGTGAACGAAGGCAAGCCCTACGAAAGCAAAAATTTGAAAGGAAAAATTGTAATCGCAGGATCTTCGAGCGTCTCGCCGGTGATGGAAAAATTGAAAGAAGCGTACGAAGCAAAAAATCAAAATGTGCAAATCGAAATTCAAACAAACGATTCTTCTTCGGGAATGCTCGCTGCAAAAGAAGGCACATGCAACATCGGCATGGCTAGCCGCGATTTGAAAGCTTCCGAAAAAGAAGTTCTCACCAGTTTAACAATTGCGCGCGACGGCATCGCTGTTATCGTGAACAATAAAAATCCGCAAACCAATTTGAGCAAAGAAACTCTTCGCCAAATTTACACCGGACTTATCCGCAACTGGAAAATCTAATTTTCTAAAATCAAGAAATACAAAAGATGAACGGTGATGCCGTTCATTTTTTGCTTTTAAAGAGTTGATTTTTGAATGAATTTTGTAGATTAGAAATATGATAGAAACAGTTACTTTAGAAAATTGCGAAATGGAATTTGCCCGCTTTGGAACAGGCGCAAAGGCATTCATTATTATTCCAGGACTCTCCATTAAAAATGTTCTCAAAACCGCAGATGTTGTCGCCGAAGCTTATAAAATTTTTGCCGAAGATTATACCATTTATTTCTTCGATCGCAGAAAAGAAATTCAGCCCGGTTACACGCTTACCGAAATGGCGGACGATATTGCAGGCGCGATGAAAAAATTAAATCTTCCGCGCGCTGATATTTTCGGCTTTTCGCAAGGCGGCATGATTGCGCAAGATATCGCAATTCGTTATCCCGAATTGGTAAACAAATTAGTTCTCGGTTCTTCGAGTTCGTATCCCGAACCGATGCAGAAAACTGTACTCGGCGAATGGCTGCGATTAGCCAAAGCTGGCGAAACTTCTGCGCTAGTCAATCATTTTATCGAGCACGCTTTTTCCAAAAAATTTGTTGAGCGTTATCGCCGCGCGCTTCTCGCACTTTAC encodes:
- the phoU gene encoding phosphate signaling complex protein PhoU, with the protein product MRENFNLELESLTEGIIKMGNLVEESFTNATKVLLNGDKNLAEQNIEDDKKIDQQMKDIETLCLRLLLSQQPVAHDLRFISASLKMVSDLERIGDQCADISEIVLTLSNKNASPVQLSTIPLMIEKIGQMISQSVDAFILKDVTMAKDVCCVDDIIDRAFTESKKELIESIRSSSANADNVIDSFMIAKYLERIGDHAVNVARWAIFEETGSRIIPKQV
- the pstB gene encoding phosphate ABC transporter ATP-binding protein PstB, translated to MNSYKLTIQNMELYYGNFHALKNVNLNIPTNEIVAFIGPSGCGKSTLLKSLNRMNDLVEGCKIKGDIKLEGKNIYKDFDVNELRKRVGMVFQKPNPFPMSVYDNIAFGPRTHGIKNRKVLDEIVETSLKNAGVWEELKDRLNKSALGLSGGQQQRLCIARALAISPEVLLMDEPTSALDPISTGKIEDLVLELKKNYTIVMVTHNMQQATRVSDKTAFFLLGEVIEYGDTTQLFSMPKNKKTEDYITGRFG
- the pstA gene encoding phosphate ABC transporter permease PstA codes for the protein MSSKILRYAVKFSMALTVLSMAFLVVYVLVNGIPYLKPSLFSLEYNSENVSFLPSIINTIILVVGSILVAAPLGIFAAIYLVEYASRGNKIVSLVRLTAETLSGIPSIVYGLFGMLFFVTTLRCGYSLVAGICTVSMMILPLILRTTEEALKSVPDSYREGSYGLGAGKIRTVCSVVLPAAVPGILSGVILAVGRVVGETAALIYTAGTVADFPKSAFSSGRSLAVHMYELSREGFHTGEAYATAVILILLVLIINWFSNKLANKIKKV
- the pstC gene encoding phosphate ABC transporter permease subunit PstC, whose protein sequence is MSKVFLLSALTCIFFVFLICVFLFANGIPAMHKIGFTDFIFGKTWAPTDEPALFGILPMILGSLYVTLGALVIGVTVGIFSAVYLAKFCSEKIHKKLKPAVDLLAGIPSVVYGFFGLVVIVPFVRTHFGGSGASILSASLLLGMMILPTIISVSEAAIRAVPNSYYEGALALGATHERSVFFAVLPAAKSGIVAAIVLGLGRAIGETMAVILVAGNQARMPTGILNGVRTLTSNIVLEMGYATDLHREALIATGVVLFTFILIINAAFAILKRRGKA
- a CDS encoding substrate-binding domain-containing protein; the encoded protein is MNKKKIIGALAGLAILGGIAACKDESKPVGFDSSREISVITREAGSGTRDAFTELAGVLVKQDGKKKDNTTLEALTIDGTQGVMSTVAGNEYAIGYISLGSLNNTVKALQIDGVSADKLNVKRGTYPIARPFNIAFKGKVDEVTQDFIDFIMSADGQAIVDANGYVSVNEGKPYESKNLKGKIVIAGSSSVSPVMEKLKEAYEAKNQNVQIEIQTNDSSSGMLAAKEGTCNIGMASRDLKASEKEVLTSLTIARDGIAVIVNNKNPQTNLSKETLRQIYTGLIRNWKI
- a CDS encoding alpha/beta fold hydrolase, which translates into the protein MIETVTLENCEMEFARFGTGAKAFIIIPGLSIKNVLKTADVVAEAYKIFAEDYTIYFFDRRKEIQPGYTLTEMADDIAGAMKKLNLPRADIFGFSQGGMIAQDIAIRYPELVNKLVLGSSSSYPEPMQKTVLGEWLRLAKAGETSALVNHFIEHAFSKKFVERYRRALLALYRKISPEELERFIICTNACDALNAYDSLEKIQCPVLVLGSGEDGVLSLDASVKIADKLKSLKKNVEFYIYEGYGHAAVDELPEYKTRIFQFLQK